Proteins encoded together in one Branchiostoma lanceolatum isolate klBraLanc5 chromosome 11, klBraLanc5.hap2, whole genome shotgun sequence window:
- the LOC136445413 gene encoding transitional endoplasmic reticulum ATPase isoform X4: MAQPTQSQDELSTAILKQKSKPNRLLVEEAVNEDNSVVSLSQEKMDELQLFRGDTVLLKGKKRRETVCIVLSDDTCPKEKIRINRVVRNNLRVRLGDVVSVQACPDVKYGKRIHVLPIDDSVEGITGNLFEVYLKPYFLEAYRPVHKGDTFLVRAAMRPVDFKVVETDPSPYCIVAPDTVIHCEGEPIKREDEEEALNEVGYDDIGGVRKQLAQIKEMVELPLRHPALFKAIGVKPPRGILLYGPPGVGKTLIARAVANETGAFFFLINGPEIMSKLAGESESNLRKAFEEAEKNAPAIIFIDEIDAIAPKRDKTHGEVERRIVSQLLTLMDGLKQRAHVVVMAATNRPNSIDAALRRFGRFDREVDIGIPDATGRLEILQIHTKNMKLADDVDLEQVASETHGHVGSDLAALCSEAALQQIREKMDLIDLDDDNIDAEVLDSLAVTMENFRYALGQSNPSALRETVVEVPNTNWEDVGGLDNVKKELQELVQYPVEHPDKFLKFGMTPSRGVLFYGPPGCGKTLLAKAIANECQANFISIKGPELLTMWFGESEANVRDVFDKARQAAPCVLFFDELDSIAKSRGGNVGDGGGAADRVINQVLTEMDGMTDKKNVFIIGATNRPDIIDPAILRPGRLDQLIYIPLPDEPSRISILKANLRKSPVSQDVDLGYLAKVTHRFSGADLTDI; this comes from the exons ATGGCACAACCAACACAAAG tcaaGATGAGCTGTCCACAGCTATCCTGAAACAGAAGTCCAAGCCCAaccgactgctggtggaggaggCAGTGAACGAAGACAACAGTGTCGTCTCTCTCTCACAG GAAAAGATGGACGAACTCCAGCTGTTCCGCGGCGACACAGTCCTCCTGAAGGGGAAGAAGCGACGCGAGACTGTCTGCATCGTGCTTTCCGACGACACCTGCCCGAAGGAGAAGATTCGGATCAACCGCGTGGTGCGTAACAACCTGCGCGTGCGTCTGGGAGACGTGGTGAGCGTCCAGGCCTGCCCCGACGTGAAGTATGGGAAGAGGATCCACGTGCTGCCCATCGATGACTCGGTGGAGGGCATCACTGG AAACCTGTTTGAAGTGTACCTGAAGCCGTACTTCCTGGAGGCTTACAGACCAGTGCACAAAG GCGATACATTCCTGGTGCGTGCCGCCATGCGCCCTGTGGACTTCAAGGTGGTGGAGACGGACCCGTCCCCCTACTGCATCGTGGCTCCCGACACCGTCATCCACTGCGAGGGAGAGCCCATCAAGAGAGAG GATGAGGAGGAGGCCCTGAATGAGGTAGGGTATGACGACATCGGTGGCGTCCGCAAGCAGCTGGCTCAGATCAAAGAGATGGTGGAGCTTCCCCTGAGACACCCCGCTCTCTTCAAGGCTATCGGAGTTAAG CCCCCACGAGGTATCCTCCTGTACGGCCCCCCCGGTGTGGGTAAGACCCTGATCGCCAGAGCCGTGGCCAACGAGACGGGAGCCTTCTTCTTCCTCATCAACGGTCCAGAGATCATGAGTAAGCTGGCCGGTGAGTCGGAGAGCAACCTGCGCAAGGCCTTCGAGGAGGCTGAGAAGAACGCCCCGGCCATCATCTTCATCGATGAGATTGACGCCATCGCTCCCAAGAGAGACAAG ACCCACGGCGAGGTTGAGCGGCGTATCGTGTCCCAGCTGCTGACTCTGATGGACGGGCTGAAGCAGCGCGCTCACGTGGTCGTCATGGCGGCCACCAACAGACCCAACTCCATCGACGCTGCCCTCAGGCGCTTCG GGCGTTTTGACCGTGAGGTTGACATCGGGATCCCTGACGCCACCGGCCGGCTGGAGATTCTGCAGATCCACACCAAGAACATGAAGCTGGCCGACGACGTCGACCTGGAACAG GTTGCGTCTGAGACCCACGGCCACGTTGGCTCTGACCTGGCTGCCCTGTGCTCGGAGGCTGCCCTGCAGCAGATCCGAGAGAAGATGGACCTGATCGACCTGGATGATGATAACATCGACGCCGAGGTCCTGGACTCGCTCGCCGTCACCATGGAGAACTTCAGG TATGCTCTAGGCCAGAGTAACcccagcgcgctgcgtgagacGGTTGTGGAGGTGCCCAACACGAATTGGGAAGATGTCGGTGGTCTGGACAACGTCAAGAAGGAGCTGCAAGAGTTGGTGCAG TACCCAGTGGAGCATCCCGACAAGTTCCTGAAGTTCGGGATGACGCCGTCCCGTGGCGTGCTGTTCTACGGGCCCCCCGGCTGCGGTAAGACCCTCCTGGCCAAGGCCATTGCCAACGAGTGCCAGGCCAACTTCATCTCCATCAAGGGCCCCGAGCTGCTCACCATGTGGTTCGGAGAGTCGGAAGCTAACGTCAGAGATGTGTTTGACAAG GCCAGACAGGCTGCCCCCTGTGTGCTGTTCTTTGACGAGTTGGATTCCATCGCCAAGTCTCGAGGAGGCAATGTTGGAGACGGAG GTGGCGCAGCTGACCGCGTGATCAACCAGGTCCTGACGGAGATGGACGGCATGACGGACAAGAAGAACGTTTTCATCATCGGCGCAACCAACCGCCCGGACATCATCGACCCGGCCATCCTGCGTCCGGGCCGTCTCGACCAGCTGATCTACATCCCGCTGCCCGACGAGCCGTCGCGAATCTCCATCCTTAAGGCCAACCTGCGCAAGTCGCCTGTGTCTCAG GATGTCGACCTGGGTTACCTGGCTAAGGTGACCCACAGGTTCAGCGGTGCTGACCTGACAGACATTTGA
- the LOC136445413 gene encoding transitional endoplasmic reticulum ATPase isoform X2, translated as MAQPTQSQDELSTAILKQKSKPNRLLVEEAVNEDNSVVSLSQEKMDELQLFRGDTVLLKGKKRRETVCIVLSDDTCPKEKIRINRVVRNNLRVRLGDVVSVQACPDVKYGKRIHVLPIDDSVEGITGNLFEVYLKPYFLEAYRPVHKGDTFLVRAAMRPVDFKVVETDPSPYCIVAPDTVIHCEGEPIKREDEEEALNEVGYDDIGGVRKQLAQIKEMVELPLRHPALFKAIGVKPPRGILLYGPPGVGKTLIARAVANETGAFFFLINGPEIMSKLAGESESNLRKAFEEAEKNAPAIIFIDEIDAIAPKRDKTHGEVERRIVSQLLTLMDGLKQRAHVVVMAATNRPNSIDAALRRFGRFDREVDIGIPDATGRLEILQIHTKNMKLADDVDLEQVASETHGHVGSDLAALCSEAALQQIREKMDLIDLDDDNIDAEVLDSLAVTMENFRYALGQSNPSALRETVVEVPNTNWEDVGGLDNVKKELQELVQYPVEHPDKFLKFGMTPSRGVLFYGPPGCGKTLLAKAIANECQANFISIKGPELLTMWFGESEANVRDVFDKARQAAPCVLFFDELDSIAKSRGGNVGDGGGAADRVINQVLTEMDGMTDKKNVFIIGATNRPDIIDPAILRPGRLDQLIYIPLPDEPSRISILKANLRKSPVSQDVDLNYLAKVTHGFSGADLTEICQRACKLAIREAIEEEIRNEKARKDNPDLDMEDDYDPVPEIRRDHFEESMKYARRSVSDNDIRKYEMFAQTLQQSRGFGGNFRFPGQAGPSGGGQGSSGTGGDNLYEEGDDDLYS; from the exons ATGGCACAACCAACACAAAG tcaaGATGAGCTGTCCACAGCTATCCTGAAACAGAAGTCCAAGCCCAaccgactgctggtggaggaggCAGTGAACGAAGACAACAGTGTCGTCTCTCTCTCACAG GAAAAGATGGACGAACTCCAGCTGTTCCGCGGCGACACAGTCCTCCTGAAGGGGAAGAAGCGACGCGAGACTGTCTGCATCGTGCTTTCCGACGACACCTGCCCGAAGGAGAAGATTCGGATCAACCGCGTGGTGCGTAACAACCTGCGCGTGCGTCTGGGAGACGTGGTGAGCGTCCAGGCCTGCCCCGACGTGAAGTATGGGAAGAGGATCCACGTGCTGCCCATCGATGACTCGGTGGAGGGCATCACTGG AAACCTGTTTGAAGTGTACCTGAAGCCGTACTTCCTGGAGGCTTACAGACCAGTGCACAAAG GCGATACATTCCTGGTGCGTGCCGCCATGCGCCCTGTGGACTTCAAGGTGGTGGAGACGGACCCGTCCCCCTACTGCATCGTGGCTCCCGACACCGTCATCCACTGCGAGGGAGAGCCCATCAAGAGAGAG GATGAGGAGGAGGCCCTGAATGAGGTAGGGTATGACGACATCGGTGGCGTCCGCAAGCAGCTGGCTCAGATCAAAGAGATGGTGGAGCTTCCCCTGAGACACCCCGCTCTCTTCAAGGCTATCGGAGTTAAG CCCCCACGAGGTATCCTCCTGTACGGCCCCCCCGGTGTGGGTAAGACCCTGATCGCCAGAGCCGTGGCCAACGAGACGGGAGCCTTCTTCTTCCTCATCAACGGTCCAGAGATCATGAGTAAGCTGGCCGGTGAGTCGGAGAGCAACCTGCGCAAGGCCTTCGAGGAGGCTGAGAAGAACGCCCCGGCCATCATCTTCATCGATGAGATTGACGCCATCGCTCCCAAGAGAGACAAG ACCCACGGCGAGGTTGAGCGGCGTATCGTGTCCCAGCTGCTGACTCTGATGGACGGGCTGAAGCAGCGCGCTCACGTGGTCGTCATGGCGGCCACCAACAGACCCAACTCCATCGACGCTGCCCTCAGGCGCTTCG GGCGTTTTGACCGTGAGGTTGACATCGGGATCCCTGACGCCACCGGCCGGCTGGAGATTCTGCAGATCCACACCAAGAACATGAAGCTGGCCGACGACGTCGACCTGGAACAG GTTGCGTCTGAGACCCACGGCCACGTTGGCTCTGACCTGGCTGCCCTGTGCTCGGAGGCTGCCCTGCAGCAGATCCGAGAGAAGATGGACCTGATCGACCTGGATGATGATAACATCGACGCCGAGGTCCTGGACTCGCTCGCCGTCACCATGGAGAACTTCAGG TATGCTCTAGGCCAGAGTAACcccagcgcgctgcgtgagacGGTTGTGGAGGTGCCCAACACGAATTGGGAAGATGTCGGTGGTCTGGACAACGTCAAGAAGGAGCTGCAAGAGTTGGTGCAG TACCCAGTGGAGCATCCCGACAAGTTCCTGAAGTTCGGGATGACGCCGTCCCGTGGCGTGCTGTTCTACGGGCCCCCCGGCTGCGGTAAGACCCTCCTGGCCAAGGCCATTGCCAACGAGTGCCAGGCCAACTTCATCTCCATCAAGGGCCCCGAGCTGCTCACCATGTGGTTCGGAGAGTCGGAAGCTAACGTCAGAGATGTGTTTGACAAG GCCAGACAGGCTGCCCCCTGTGTGCTGTTCTTTGACGAGTTGGATTCCATCGCCAAGTCTCGAGGAGGCAATGTTGGAGACGGAG GTGGCGCAGCTGACCGCGTGATCAACCAGGTCCTGACGGAGATGGACGGCATGACGGACAAGAAGAACGTTTTCATCATCGGCGCAACCAACCGCCCGGACATCATCGACCCGGCCATCCTGCGTCCGGGCCGTCTCGACCAGCTGATCTACATCCCGCTGCCCGACGAGCCGTCGCGAATCTCCATCCTTAAGGCCAACCTGCGCAAGTCGCCTGTGTCTCAG GATGTTGACCTGAATTACCTGGCTAAGGTGACCCACGGGTTCAGCGGTGCTGACCTGACAGAGATCTGCCAGCGGGCGTGCAAACTGGCAATCCGGGAGGCCATTGAGGAGGAGATCAGGAACGAGAAGGCCAGGAAGGACAACCCAGACCTGGACATg GAGGATGATTACGATCCCGTGCCGGAGATCCGTAGGGACCACTTTGAGGAGTCGATGAAGTACGCGCGCAGATCGGTGTCGGATAACGACATCCGCAAGTACGAGATGTTCGCACAGACGCTGCAGCAGAGCAGAGGCTTCGGCGGAAACTTCAG GTTCCCTGGCCAGGCGGGCCCGAGCGGCGGCGGCCAGGGCAGCAGCGGCACCGGCGGCGACAACCTTTACGAAGAGGGGGACGACGATCTGTACAGTTAG
- the LOC136445416 gene encoding leptin receptor overlapping transcript-like 1, with protein MTFVVLACALPQFNLWWPFFVVMFYILAPIPWCISRRYMEEMSDSASSACQELSIFLTTGIVVSAFGLPIVLARAGVIQGAACGLTVAGNVVVFITILAYFIVFSREDDFSFSGF; from the exons ATGACGTTTGTGGTCCTGGCCTGTGCATTACCGCAGTTTAA CCTGTGGTGGCCGTTCTTTGTGGTGATGTTCTACATCCTGGCCCCGATCCCGTGGTGCATCTCGCGGCGGTACATGGAGGAGATGTCTGACTCGGCCAGCAGCGCCTGCCAGGAGCTCAGCATCTTCCTGACCACTGGTATTGTGGTCTCCGCATTTGGGCTGCCCATCGTGCTCGCCAGAGCGGGAGTA atacaaGGAGCAGCTTGTGGTCTAACAGTAGCGGGCAACGTTGTCGTCTTCATCACCATCTTGGCGTACTTTATCGTCTTTTCGAGAGAAGACGACTTTTCTTTCTCCGGCTTCTGA
- the LOC136445413 gene encoding transitional endoplasmic reticulum ATPase isoform X3 has translation MAQPTQSQDELSTAILKQKSKPNRLLVEEAVNEDNSVVSLSQEKMDELQLFRGDTVLLKGKKRRETVCIVLSDDTCPKEKIRINRVVRNNLRVRLGDVVSVQACPDVKYGKRIHVLPIDDSVEGITGNLFEVYLKPYFLEAYRPVHKGDTFLVRAAMRPVDFKVVETDPSPYCIVAPDTVIHCEGEPIKREDEEEALNEVGYDDIGGVRKQLAQIKEMVELPLRHPALFKAIGVKPPRGILLYGPPGVGKTLIARAVANETGAFFFLINGPEIMSKLAGESESNLRKAFEEAEKNAPAIIFIDEIDAIAPKRDKTHGEVERRIVSQLLTLMDGLKQRAHVVVMAATNRPNSIDAALRRFGRFDREVDIGIPDATGRLEILQIHTKNMKLADDVDLEQVASETHGHVGSDLAALCSEAALQQIREKMDLIDLDDDNIDAEVLDSLAVTMENFRYALGQSNPSALRETVVEVPNTNWEDVGGLDNVKKELQELVQYPVEHPDKFLKFGMTPSRGVLFYGPPGCGKTLLAKAIANECQANFISIKGPELLTMWFGESEANVRDVFDKARQAAPCVLFFDELDSIAKSRGGNVGDGGGAADRVINQVLTEMDGMTDKKNVFIIGATNRPDIIDPAILRPGRLDQLIYIPLPDEPSRISILKANLRKSPVSQDVDLGYLAKVTHGFSGADLTDI, from the exons ATGGCACAACCAACACAAAG tcaaGATGAGCTGTCCACAGCTATCCTGAAACAGAAGTCCAAGCCCAaccgactgctggtggaggaggCAGTGAACGAAGACAACAGTGTCGTCTCTCTCTCACAG GAAAAGATGGACGAACTCCAGCTGTTCCGCGGCGACACAGTCCTCCTGAAGGGGAAGAAGCGACGCGAGACTGTCTGCATCGTGCTTTCCGACGACACCTGCCCGAAGGAGAAGATTCGGATCAACCGCGTGGTGCGTAACAACCTGCGCGTGCGTCTGGGAGACGTGGTGAGCGTCCAGGCCTGCCCCGACGTGAAGTATGGGAAGAGGATCCACGTGCTGCCCATCGATGACTCGGTGGAGGGCATCACTGG AAACCTGTTTGAAGTGTACCTGAAGCCGTACTTCCTGGAGGCTTACAGACCAGTGCACAAAG GCGATACATTCCTGGTGCGTGCCGCCATGCGCCCTGTGGACTTCAAGGTGGTGGAGACGGACCCGTCCCCCTACTGCATCGTGGCTCCCGACACCGTCATCCACTGCGAGGGAGAGCCCATCAAGAGAGAG GATGAGGAGGAGGCCCTGAATGAGGTAGGGTATGACGACATCGGTGGCGTCCGCAAGCAGCTGGCTCAGATCAAAGAGATGGTGGAGCTTCCCCTGAGACACCCCGCTCTCTTCAAGGCTATCGGAGTTAAG CCCCCACGAGGTATCCTCCTGTACGGCCCCCCCGGTGTGGGTAAGACCCTGATCGCCAGAGCCGTGGCCAACGAGACGGGAGCCTTCTTCTTCCTCATCAACGGTCCAGAGATCATGAGTAAGCTGGCCGGTGAGTCGGAGAGCAACCTGCGCAAGGCCTTCGAGGAGGCTGAGAAGAACGCCCCGGCCATCATCTTCATCGATGAGATTGACGCCATCGCTCCCAAGAGAGACAAG ACCCACGGCGAGGTTGAGCGGCGTATCGTGTCCCAGCTGCTGACTCTGATGGACGGGCTGAAGCAGCGCGCTCACGTGGTCGTCATGGCGGCCACCAACAGACCCAACTCCATCGACGCTGCCCTCAGGCGCTTCG GGCGTTTTGACCGTGAGGTTGACATCGGGATCCCTGACGCCACCGGCCGGCTGGAGATTCTGCAGATCCACACCAAGAACATGAAGCTGGCCGACGACGTCGACCTGGAACAG GTTGCGTCTGAGACCCACGGCCACGTTGGCTCTGACCTGGCTGCCCTGTGCTCGGAGGCTGCCCTGCAGCAGATCCGAGAGAAGATGGACCTGATCGACCTGGATGATGATAACATCGACGCCGAGGTCCTGGACTCGCTCGCCGTCACCATGGAGAACTTCAGG TATGCTCTAGGCCAGAGTAACcccagcgcgctgcgtgagacGGTTGTGGAGGTGCCCAACACGAATTGGGAAGATGTCGGTGGTCTGGACAACGTCAAGAAGGAGCTGCAAGAGTTGGTGCAG TACCCAGTGGAGCATCCCGACAAGTTCCTGAAGTTCGGGATGACGCCGTCCCGTGGCGTGCTGTTCTACGGGCCCCCCGGCTGCGGTAAGACCCTCCTGGCCAAGGCCATTGCCAACGAGTGCCAGGCCAACTTCATCTCCATCAAGGGCCCCGAGCTGCTCACCATGTGGTTCGGAGAGTCGGAAGCTAACGTCAGAGATGTGTTTGACAAG GCCAGACAGGCTGCCCCCTGTGTGCTGTTCTTTGACGAGTTGGATTCCATCGCCAAGTCTCGAGGAGGCAATGTTGGAGACGGAG GTGGCGCAGCTGACCGCGTGATCAACCAGGTCCTGACGGAGATGGACGGCATGACGGACAAGAAGAACGTTTTCATCATCGGCGCAACCAACCGCCCGGACATCATCGACCCGGCCATCCTGCGTCCGGGCCGTCTCGACCAGCTGATCTACATCCCGCTGCCCGACGAGCCGTCGCGAATCTCCATCCTTAAGGCCAACCTGCGCAAGTCGCCTGTGTCTCAG GATGTCGACCTGGGTTACCTGGCTAAGGTGACCCACGGGTTCAGCGGTGCTGACCTGACAGACATTTGA
- the LOC136445413 gene encoding transitional endoplasmic reticulum ATPase isoform X1: MAQPTQSQDELSTAILKQKSKPNRLLVEEAVNEDNSVVSLSQEKMDELQLFRGDTVLLKGKKRRETVCIVLSDDTCPKEKIRINRVVRNNLRVRLGDVVSVQACPDVKYGKRIHVLPIDDSVEGITGNLFEVYLKPYFLEAYRPVHKGDTFLVRAAMRPVDFKVVETDPSPYCIVAPDTVIHCEGEPIKREDEEEALNEVGYDDIGGVRKQLAQIKEMVELPLRHPALFKAIGVKPPRGILLYGPPGVGKTLIARAVANETGAFFFLINGPEIMSKLAGESESNLRKAFEEAEKNAPAIIFIDEIDAIAPKRDKTHGEVERRIVSQLLTLMDGLKQRAHVVVMAATNRPNSIDAALRRFGRFDREVDIGIPDATGRLEILQIHTKNMKLADDVDLEQVASETHGHVGSDLAALCSEAALQQIREKMDLIDLDDDNIDAEVLDSLAVTMENFRYALGQSNPSALRETVVEVPNTNWEDVGGLDNVKKELQELVQYPVEHPDKFLKFGMTPSRGVLFYGPPGCGKTLLAKAIANECQANFISIKGPELLTMWFGESEANVRDVFDKARQAAPCVLFFDELDSIAKSRGGNVGDGGGAADRVINQVLTEMDGMTDKKNVFIIGATNRPDIIDPAILRPGRLDQLIYIPLPDEPSRISILKANLRKSPVSQDVDLNYLAKVTHGFSGADLTEICQRACKLAIREAIEEEIRNEKARKDNPDLDMVNTEDDYDPVPEIRRDHFEESMKYARRSVSDNDIRKYEMFAQTLQQSRGFGGNFRFPGQAGPSGGGQGSSGTGGDNLYEEGDDDLYS, from the exons ATGGCACAACCAACACAAAG tcaaGATGAGCTGTCCACAGCTATCCTGAAACAGAAGTCCAAGCCCAaccgactgctggtggaggaggCAGTGAACGAAGACAACAGTGTCGTCTCTCTCTCACAG GAAAAGATGGACGAACTCCAGCTGTTCCGCGGCGACACAGTCCTCCTGAAGGGGAAGAAGCGACGCGAGACTGTCTGCATCGTGCTTTCCGACGACACCTGCCCGAAGGAGAAGATTCGGATCAACCGCGTGGTGCGTAACAACCTGCGCGTGCGTCTGGGAGACGTGGTGAGCGTCCAGGCCTGCCCCGACGTGAAGTATGGGAAGAGGATCCACGTGCTGCCCATCGATGACTCGGTGGAGGGCATCACTGG AAACCTGTTTGAAGTGTACCTGAAGCCGTACTTCCTGGAGGCTTACAGACCAGTGCACAAAG GCGATACATTCCTGGTGCGTGCCGCCATGCGCCCTGTGGACTTCAAGGTGGTGGAGACGGACCCGTCCCCCTACTGCATCGTGGCTCCCGACACCGTCATCCACTGCGAGGGAGAGCCCATCAAGAGAGAG GATGAGGAGGAGGCCCTGAATGAGGTAGGGTATGACGACATCGGTGGCGTCCGCAAGCAGCTGGCTCAGATCAAAGAGATGGTGGAGCTTCCCCTGAGACACCCCGCTCTCTTCAAGGCTATCGGAGTTAAG CCCCCACGAGGTATCCTCCTGTACGGCCCCCCCGGTGTGGGTAAGACCCTGATCGCCAGAGCCGTGGCCAACGAGACGGGAGCCTTCTTCTTCCTCATCAACGGTCCAGAGATCATGAGTAAGCTGGCCGGTGAGTCGGAGAGCAACCTGCGCAAGGCCTTCGAGGAGGCTGAGAAGAACGCCCCGGCCATCATCTTCATCGATGAGATTGACGCCATCGCTCCCAAGAGAGACAAG ACCCACGGCGAGGTTGAGCGGCGTATCGTGTCCCAGCTGCTGACTCTGATGGACGGGCTGAAGCAGCGCGCTCACGTGGTCGTCATGGCGGCCACCAACAGACCCAACTCCATCGACGCTGCCCTCAGGCGCTTCG GGCGTTTTGACCGTGAGGTTGACATCGGGATCCCTGACGCCACCGGCCGGCTGGAGATTCTGCAGATCCACACCAAGAACATGAAGCTGGCCGACGACGTCGACCTGGAACAG GTTGCGTCTGAGACCCACGGCCACGTTGGCTCTGACCTGGCTGCCCTGTGCTCGGAGGCTGCCCTGCAGCAGATCCGAGAGAAGATGGACCTGATCGACCTGGATGATGATAACATCGACGCCGAGGTCCTGGACTCGCTCGCCGTCACCATGGAGAACTTCAGG TATGCTCTAGGCCAGAGTAACcccagcgcgctgcgtgagacGGTTGTGGAGGTGCCCAACACGAATTGGGAAGATGTCGGTGGTCTGGACAACGTCAAGAAGGAGCTGCAAGAGTTGGTGCAG TACCCAGTGGAGCATCCCGACAAGTTCCTGAAGTTCGGGATGACGCCGTCCCGTGGCGTGCTGTTCTACGGGCCCCCCGGCTGCGGTAAGACCCTCCTGGCCAAGGCCATTGCCAACGAGTGCCAGGCCAACTTCATCTCCATCAAGGGCCCCGAGCTGCTCACCATGTGGTTCGGAGAGTCGGAAGCTAACGTCAGAGATGTGTTTGACAAG GCCAGACAGGCTGCCCCCTGTGTGCTGTTCTTTGACGAGTTGGATTCCATCGCCAAGTCTCGAGGAGGCAATGTTGGAGACGGAG GTGGCGCAGCTGACCGCGTGATCAACCAGGTCCTGACGGAGATGGACGGCATGACGGACAAGAAGAACGTTTTCATCATCGGCGCAACCAACCGCCCGGACATCATCGACCCGGCCATCCTGCGTCCGGGCCGTCTCGACCAGCTGATCTACATCCCGCTGCCCGACGAGCCGTCGCGAATCTCCATCCTTAAGGCCAACCTGCGCAAGTCGCCTGTGTCTCAG GATGTTGACCTGAATTACCTGGCTAAGGTGACCCACGGGTTCAGCGGTGCTGACCTGACAGAGATCTGCCAGCGGGCGTGCAAACTGGCAATCCGGGAGGCCATTGAGGAGGAGATCAGGAACGAGAAGGCCAGGAAGGACAACCCAGACCTGGACATggtgaatact GAGGATGATTACGATCCCGTGCCGGAGATCCGTAGGGACCACTTTGAGGAGTCGATGAAGTACGCGCGCAGATCGGTGTCGGATAACGACATCCGCAAGTACGAGATGTTCGCACAGACGCTGCAGCAGAGCAGAGGCTTCGGCGGAAACTTCAG GTTCCCTGGCCAGGCGGGCCCGAGCGGCGGCGGCCAGGGCAGCAGCGGCACCGGCGGCGACAACCTTTACGAAGAGGGGGACGACGATCTGTACAGTTAG
- the LOC136445415 gene encoding cystathionine gamma-lyase-like, with the protein MSIAYLRLLCNRGTASKLPRNGKIYSSFSSFGGSSQNLSRVFRPRDPALTLTSSYVIGHTPSPSPDSGFATFSNMAANHNGCMDGDNAGFLPAFPHFATDAIHAGQDPEQWNSKAVIPPISLATTFKQKAPGQHSGFEYSRAGNPTRNCLEECFAALENGKHGLTFSSGLAATDTITKLLQAGDHIVSMDDVYGGTNRYFRRVASRNGIETSFVDCTDAANVAAALKPNTKMVWVETPTNPTLRVVDIQAVADVIKGRDIFLVSDNTFMSSYFQRPLDHGADIAFHSVTKYMNGHSDVVMGAVVTRRDDLHEKLRFLQYAVGAVPAPFDCFLVNRGLKTLAVRMKQHYQNGLAVAKFLESHPCVIQSFYPGLPSHPSYPVMQKQASGCSGMVTFRIKGGVESASKCLQYLKVFTLAESLGGIESLAEIPGLMTHMSVPKEDRDKLGIYDDLIRLSCGIEETADLIADLDQGLKKAVPEELRK; encoded by the exons ATGTCCATAGCTTACTTGAGACTGTTGTGTAATCGTGGAACAGCCTCAAAACTGCCAAGAAACGGTAAAATCTACAGTTCTTTTTCCTCTTTTGGTGGGAGTTCACAAAACCTTTCGCGCGTTTTCCGGCCCCGTGACCCAGCGTTGACCCTGACGTCATCATACGTCATCGGACACACCCCCTCTCCTTCCCCGGATAGCGGATTTGCCACATTTTCCAACATGGCTGCGAACCACAACGGATGCATGGACGGAGACAACGCCGGATTTCTCCCGgcctttcctcacttcgccacCGACGCGATCCACGCTGGACAAGACCCCGAACAGTGGAACTCTAAAGCCGTTATACCGCCCATCTCCTTGGCAACCACGTTCAAGCAGAAGGCGCCGGGACAACATTCG GGTTTCGAGTATTCCCGGGCAGGAAATCCCACACGTAATTGCTTGGAGGAATGCTTTGCAGCCTTGGAGAACGGAAAGCATG GCCTTACCTTTTCCTCTGGCCTGGCTGCCACCGACACCATCACCAAACTGCTGCAGGCCGGAGACCACATCGTCAGTATGGACGACGTCTATGGAG GTACCAACAGGTATTTCCGTCGGGTGGCCAGCAGGAACGGGATTGAGACCAGCTTTGTGGACTGCACCGACGCAGCCAACGTAGCTGCAGCCCTCAAGCCGAACACCAAG ATGGTGTGGGTTGAGACACCGACCAACCCGACCCTGCGTGTGGTGGACATCCAGGCTGTGGCTGATGTCATCAAGGGGCGCGACATCTTCCTGGTATCAGACAACACCTTCATGTCCTCGTACTTCCAG CGCCCCCTGGACCATGGAGCTGATATTGCATTTCACTCTGTCACCAAGTACATGAACG GCCACAGTGATGTTGTGATGGGAGCTGTTGTGACCAGGAGGGACGATCTCCACGAGAAGCTGCGATTCCTGCAATACG CGGTTGGAGCTGTGCCCGCTCCGTTCGACTGTTTCCTGGTGAACAGAGGTCTGAAGACGCTAGCCGTGAGGATGAAGCAGCACTACCAGAACGGACTGGCGGTGGCCAAGTTTCTGGAGAGCCACCCATGTGTCATTCAGTCCTTCTACCCTG GCCTGCCCTCCCACCCGTCCTACCCTGTGATGCAGAAGCAGGCTTCCGGCTGCTCGGGCATGGTGACCTTCAGGATCAAGGGCGGCGTGGAGTCTGCCAGCAAGTGCCTCCAGTACCTCAAG GTCTTCACCCTTGCAGAGAGCCTGGGGGGAATCGAGAGCTTGGCTGAGATTCC TGGCCTGATGACGCACATGTCGGTGCCCAAGGAGGATCGTGACAAGCTCGGTATCTATGACGACCTGATCCGCCTGTCCTGCGGCATCGAGGAAACCGCTGACCTCATTGCTGACCTCGACCAGGGTCTCAAGAAGGCT GTGCCAGAAGAGTTGCGGAAGTGA